From Topomyia yanbarensis strain Yona2022 chromosome 1, ASM3024719v1, whole genome shotgun sequence, one genomic window encodes:
- the LOC131692642 gene encoding ubiquitin carboxyl-terminal hydrolase Usp2 isoform X1, which translates to MHVKSAYSTSGSSYISPSSYRYRSSLSDRTSYTNSSTTSSNIYRRSFRYDLPSSSSAYSSYRSDRAADTDLSTSLSALSTKDSAVSSGSTPSTTVNSKDTFSRPSRYSTAYSYSSSSQVPARDYSSSRITSRSSDTRPKDRDNNYLCTGGAGSSSSYISNLRSTALSGAEIYQKYSISTYKPNSFESRIAATRTQPDTSTAALDVSKVNNTVKDRNSNIDAGVVVSNNNKHTNTSEGIPSVANTPQLASNCKLASTNNTSTKSNAACSLNVRSETPAKRNCITGTTVVTTTTTTITTTTSSTSVLLSSSSSSSVLYESTAASLETARLRKPAADLAKLKASRTEFGYPLNKLRSAGKPPIPRTAFTSGSSSDLSSTTNGRKEVLGLSAYRNQNFLKNECDLVKRELSKSATELPFKQGGSYQTAIKSNGIGSATSRVGASVDDSKTSSSSYQTKLEVPKVRQFLPPVPNFKSGQPKDHEDDDKKNHQHQNHIQITTTTTSDSSQVPSARQPTTNNSTSSSTSGVELKHIDQRPTLSNILQCTQRNETSLFKPFLSSSKTTTRTTITTSTTTTITESLTTICSSPPSSTSSTAYTYSTNSRSANVNAMKSLHITSELEEPVAQATIKLRSSLNGTSNGGTGYGSRCIATASATTDDIAEFDYHNVTATIRIKPKSSINHSTSSSSSSSTTSINNINNNANDGDSNNSSSDEHETSNGIVRNNNNCLDNGVNDGGGEDVDEVPSPAATVTINSADKEPKAFDDDKKVSYLRAGTASKSIHSTSPVGYRSRECDSGLSSYRSGLGIAAPSLAVQKSSYNDRTNGEESSETLARGGSRKEGTLSVASTQSIQSDHVPPHTGLCGLYNIGNTCFMNSVIQCLSHTRELTNFLRTQSAVERGTVKDHKILAEYIKLIKDMWNGINRSVNPSELKYAFSSKHRMYSGSAQQDAQEFLRFFIDSLHSALNVSIKREPISSAIEDDDLNNRIKADMMWEWYSKVENSVIKDLFVGLLRSTLKCTVCNGCSVTFDPFWDLSLPLPSTNSRCKLENCLDMFVKEEVMDGIDQPTCSRCKTRRKCTKSLTIERFPKYLVIHLKRFSETRWSKLTNVIEFPTGERELNLQPYASEDNTGPVYYSLYGISNHMGSTAGGHYVAVCKHPVSKEWHEFNDNFVSDASERSLVTSSAYVLFYERA; encoded by the exons ATGCATGTGAAATCAGCATATTCGACTAGTGGCAGTAGTTACATCTCTCCGTCATCATACCGCTACAGATCCAGCCTAAGCGATCGGACGAGTTACACCAATAGTAGCACCACTAGCAGTAACATCTATCGGCGAAGTTTTCGCTATGATCTACCGTCTTCTTCGTCAGCATATTCATCGTACCGATCGGACCGTGCAGCAGATACAGATCTATCGACCTCACTGTCAGCGCTTAGTACCAAAGATTCGGCTGTAAGCTCTGGTAGCACACCATCAACTACAGTTAACAGTAAAGACACCTTCAGCAGACCCAGTCGTTACTCGACAGCTTATAGTTATAGTTCATCAAGTCAAGTACCCGCCAGAGATTACAGCAGTTCACGCATCACTTCACGTTCGTCGGATACACGACCAAAAGATCGGGACAATAATTATCTGTGCACCGGTGGTGCTGGATCTTCCTCCAGTTATATCTCAAATCTACGAAGTACCGCTCTTAGCGGTGCCGAAATTTACCAAAAGTATAGCATCTCGACCTACAAGCCAAACAGTTTTGAATCTCGGATTGCTGCTACCCGAACGCAACCGGATACTTCAACGGCTGCGTTGGACGTTAGCAAGGTAAACAACACCGTTAAGGATAGAAACAGTAACATTGACGCTGGCGTCGTCGTCAGCAATAACAATAAACACACTAACACCAGTGAAGGCATTCCCAGTGTTGCTAACACCCCTCAACTAGCATCTAACTGTAAGCTCGCGTCAACTAACAATACCAGCACTAAGTCAAACGCAGCATGTTCACTCAACGTCCGTTCCGAGACGCCCGCTaaacgcaattgcattactggtACTACAGTTGTTACTACTACCACTACTACAATTACTACCACTACCTCCTCTACATCCGTGTTActgtcatcatcgtcatcatcttCGGTGCTGTACGAATCGACGGCCGCTAGTCTTGAAACTGCCCGACTGCGCAAACCAGCTGCAGACCTCGCAAAGCTCAAAGCGTCAAGAACCGAATTCGGCTATCCGTTGAATAAACTGCGATCCGCCGGTAAACCTCCCATACCGAGAACCGCATTTACTAGCGGTAGCTCTAGCGATCTGTCCTCTACTACCAACGGGCGCAAAGAGGTGCTGGGACTGTCGGCCTATCGAAATCAAAACTTCCTTAAAAACGAGTGCGATCTGGTTAAACGCGAACTCAGTAAAAGTGCCACAGAACTTCCATTCAAACAGGGGGGCTCTTACCAAACGGCCATCAAGTCTAACGGAATTGGTTCGGCAACAAGTCGCGTGGGTGCCAGCGTGGACGATTCGAAGACGTCCAGCAGTAGCTACCAAACAAAACTGGAAGTTCCTAAAGTGAGACAGTTTTTACCACCAGTTCCCAATTTCAAATCTGGTCAGCCCAAAGATCATGAGGATGAtgacaaaaaaaatcaccaacATCAAAACCACATCCAGATCACCACTACTACCACTAGTGACAGTTCACAAGTACCTAGCGCACGGCAGCCCACTACCAACAACTCTACCAGTAGTAGTACTTCAGGTGTGGAACTAAAACACATCGACCAACGGCCGACGTTATCAAACATTCTTCAGTGTACTCAAAGAAATGAAACTTCTCTTTTCAAACCATTTCTATCATCTTCGAAAACCACGACACGGACAACGATCACCACTTCTACAACTACAACAATCACAGAGTCGCTAACAACTATCTGTTCGTCACCACCATCATCAACCAGTAGCACAGCCTATACTTATTCTACCAATTCTCGTTCCGCCAACGTCAACGCTATGAAATCGCTACACATTACTTCCGAACTGGAGGAACCCGTTGCGCAGGCCACCATCAAACTGCGATCGTCACTGAACGGAACTAGCAATGGCGGCACGGGTTATGGTAGCCGCTGTATAGCAACTGCTTCGGCTACCACGGACGACATTGCTGAGTTCGATTATCACAACGTTACCGCTACGATACGAATTAAACCAAAGTCTAGTATAAATCACAGCACAAGTAGTAGTAGCAGTAGCAGCACCACCAGCAtaaacaacatcaacaacaatGCAAATGATGGTGATTCGAATAACAGCAGCAGCGACGAACATGAAACTTCCAACGGAATCGTTCGTAATAATAACAACTGTTTAGATAACGGAGTCAACGACGGAGGCGGAGAGGACGTCGATGAAGTGCCATCGCCAGCAGCAACCGTAACCATCAACTCAGCGGATAAGGAACCGAAAGCGTTCGATGATGATAAAAAAGTTTCTTAT CTACGTGCTGGCACAGCGTCCAAGAGCATCCATTCGACCAGTCCGGTCGGTTATCGGAGCCGTGAGTGCGACTCTGGCCTGAGCAGTTACCGTTCCGGACTAGGTATCGCAGCTCCATCGTTAGCAGTACAAAAATCCAGTTACAATGATCGAACGAACGGCGAGGAGTCTAGCGAAACTCTCGCTCGTGGTGGTAGCCGAAAGGAGGGTACGTTATCTGTAGCGTCTACGCAAAGCATTCAGTCTGACCATGTGCCCCCTCACACAGGTCTCTGCGGTCTATACAATATCGGCAACACCTGCTTTATGAACTCTGTGATACAGTGCCTAAGCCATACCCGGGAGCTCACGAACTTCCTCCGGACGCAGTCGGCGGTCGAGCGAGGAACGGTCAAAGATCACAAGATTCTAGCCG agTACATCAAACTAATCAAAGACATGTGGAACGGGATCAACCGTAGCGTGAACCCCTCGGAACTGAAGTACGCCTTCTCCAGCAAGCATCGGATGTACTCTGGATCGGCACAGCAGGATGCTCAGGAGTTTCTACGGTTCTTCATCGATTCGCTGCACAGTGCGCTGAACGTTTCCATCAAACGGGAACCCATTTCCAGTGCGATCGAGGATGACGATTTGAA TAATCGCATCAAAGCCGACATGATGTGGGAGTGGTATTCTAAGGTGGAAAATTCTGTTATCAAAGACCTGTTCGTCGGGTTGCTGCGTAGTACTCTGAAGTGTACGGTGTGCAACGGTTGTAGCGTGACATTCGATCCCTTCTGGGATCTCAG TTTACCGCTTCCATCCACCAACTCACGCTGCAAGCTGGAGAACTGTCTGGACATGTTCGTTAAGGAGGAGGTTATGGACGGAATTGATCAACCGACCTGCTCCAGATGCAAGACGCGGAGGAAATGCACGAAAAGCCTTACCATCGAACGGTTCCCCAAATATCTGGTGATAC ATTTGAAACGCTTCTCGGAGACCCGGTGGAGTAAATTAACCAATGTGATTGAGTTCCCAACCGGTGAACGCGAGCTAAACCTGCAGCCTTACGCTTCCGAAGACAATACGGGACCGGTGTACTACTCGCTGTATGGCATCTCGAACCATATGG GATCCACTGCTGGCGGTCACTACGTTGCTGTTTGCAAGCATCCGGTCAGCAAAGAGTGGCATGAGTTCAATGATAACTT TGTAAGTGACGCGTCCGAGAGAAGTTTGGTGACATCCAGTGCCTATGTATTATTCTACGAGCGAGCGTGA
- the LOC131692642 gene encoding ubiquitin carboxyl-terminal hydrolase Usp2 isoform X2, giving the protein MHVKSAYSTSGSSYISPSSYRYRSSLSDRTSYTNSSTTSSNIYRRSFRYDLPSSSSAYSSYRSDRAADTDLSTSLSALSTKDSAVSSGSTPSTTVNSKDTFSRPSRYSTAYSYSSSSQVPARDYSSSRITSRSSDTRPKDRDNNYLCTGGAGSSSSYISNLRSTALSGAEIYQKYSISTYKPNSFESRIAATRTQPDTSTAALDVSKVNNTVKDRNSNIDAGVVVSNNNKHTNTSEGIPSVANTPQLASNCKLASTNNTSTKSNAACSLNVRSETPAKRNCITGTTVVTTTTTTITTTTSSTSVLLSSSSSSSVLYESTAASLETARLRKPAADLAKLKASRTEFGYPLNKLRSAGKPPIPRTAFTSGSSSDLSSTTNGRKEVLGLSAYRNQNFLKNECDLVKRELSKSATELPFKQGGSYQTAIKSNGIGSATSRVGASVDDSKTSSSSYQTKLEVPKVRQFLPPVPNFKSGQPKDHEDDDKKNHQHQNHIQITTTTTSDSSQVPSARQPTTNNSTSSSTSGVELKHIDQRPTLSNILQCTQRNETSLFKPFLSSSKTTTRTTITTSTTTTITESLTTICSSPPSSTSSTAYTYSTNSRSANVNAMKSLHITSELEEPVAQATIKLRSSLNGTSNGGTGYGSRCIATASATTDDIAEFDYHNVTATIRIKPKSSINHSTSSSSSSSTTSINNINNNANDGDSNNSSSDEHETSNGIVRNNNNCLDNGVNDGGGEDVDEVPSPAATVTINSADKEPKAFDDDKKVSYLRAGTASKSIHSTSPVGYRSRECDSGLSSYRSGLGIAAPSLAVQKSSYNDRTNGEESSETLARGGSRKEGLCGLYNIGNTCFMNSVIQCLSHTRELTNFLRTQSAVERGTVKDHKILAEYIKLIKDMWNGINRSVNPSELKYAFSSKHRMYSGSAQQDAQEFLRFFIDSLHSALNVSIKREPISSAIEDDDLNNRIKADMMWEWYSKVENSVIKDLFVGLLRSTLKCTVCNGCSVTFDPFWDLSLPLPSTNSRCKLENCLDMFVKEEVMDGIDQPTCSRCKTRRKCTKSLTIERFPKYLVIHLKRFSETRWSKLTNVIEFPTGERELNLQPYASEDNTGPVYYSLYGISNHMGSTAGGHYVAVCKHPVSKEWHEFNDNFVSDASERSLVTSSAYVLFYERA; this is encoded by the exons ATGCATGTGAAATCAGCATATTCGACTAGTGGCAGTAGTTACATCTCTCCGTCATCATACCGCTACAGATCCAGCCTAAGCGATCGGACGAGTTACACCAATAGTAGCACCACTAGCAGTAACATCTATCGGCGAAGTTTTCGCTATGATCTACCGTCTTCTTCGTCAGCATATTCATCGTACCGATCGGACCGTGCAGCAGATACAGATCTATCGACCTCACTGTCAGCGCTTAGTACCAAAGATTCGGCTGTAAGCTCTGGTAGCACACCATCAACTACAGTTAACAGTAAAGACACCTTCAGCAGACCCAGTCGTTACTCGACAGCTTATAGTTATAGTTCATCAAGTCAAGTACCCGCCAGAGATTACAGCAGTTCACGCATCACTTCACGTTCGTCGGATACACGACCAAAAGATCGGGACAATAATTATCTGTGCACCGGTGGTGCTGGATCTTCCTCCAGTTATATCTCAAATCTACGAAGTACCGCTCTTAGCGGTGCCGAAATTTACCAAAAGTATAGCATCTCGACCTACAAGCCAAACAGTTTTGAATCTCGGATTGCTGCTACCCGAACGCAACCGGATACTTCAACGGCTGCGTTGGACGTTAGCAAGGTAAACAACACCGTTAAGGATAGAAACAGTAACATTGACGCTGGCGTCGTCGTCAGCAATAACAATAAACACACTAACACCAGTGAAGGCATTCCCAGTGTTGCTAACACCCCTCAACTAGCATCTAACTGTAAGCTCGCGTCAACTAACAATACCAGCACTAAGTCAAACGCAGCATGTTCACTCAACGTCCGTTCCGAGACGCCCGCTaaacgcaattgcattactggtACTACAGTTGTTACTACTACCACTACTACAATTACTACCACTACCTCCTCTACATCCGTGTTActgtcatcatcgtcatcatcttCGGTGCTGTACGAATCGACGGCCGCTAGTCTTGAAACTGCCCGACTGCGCAAACCAGCTGCAGACCTCGCAAAGCTCAAAGCGTCAAGAACCGAATTCGGCTATCCGTTGAATAAACTGCGATCCGCCGGTAAACCTCCCATACCGAGAACCGCATTTACTAGCGGTAGCTCTAGCGATCTGTCCTCTACTACCAACGGGCGCAAAGAGGTGCTGGGACTGTCGGCCTATCGAAATCAAAACTTCCTTAAAAACGAGTGCGATCTGGTTAAACGCGAACTCAGTAAAAGTGCCACAGAACTTCCATTCAAACAGGGGGGCTCTTACCAAACGGCCATCAAGTCTAACGGAATTGGTTCGGCAACAAGTCGCGTGGGTGCCAGCGTGGACGATTCGAAGACGTCCAGCAGTAGCTACCAAACAAAACTGGAAGTTCCTAAAGTGAGACAGTTTTTACCACCAGTTCCCAATTTCAAATCTGGTCAGCCCAAAGATCATGAGGATGAtgacaaaaaaaatcaccaacATCAAAACCACATCCAGATCACCACTACTACCACTAGTGACAGTTCACAAGTACCTAGCGCACGGCAGCCCACTACCAACAACTCTACCAGTAGTAGTACTTCAGGTGTGGAACTAAAACACATCGACCAACGGCCGACGTTATCAAACATTCTTCAGTGTACTCAAAGAAATGAAACTTCTCTTTTCAAACCATTTCTATCATCTTCGAAAACCACGACACGGACAACGATCACCACTTCTACAACTACAACAATCACAGAGTCGCTAACAACTATCTGTTCGTCACCACCATCATCAACCAGTAGCACAGCCTATACTTATTCTACCAATTCTCGTTCCGCCAACGTCAACGCTATGAAATCGCTACACATTACTTCCGAACTGGAGGAACCCGTTGCGCAGGCCACCATCAAACTGCGATCGTCACTGAACGGAACTAGCAATGGCGGCACGGGTTATGGTAGCCGCTGTATAGCAACTGCTTCGGCTACCACGGACGACATTGCTGAGTTCGATTATCACAACGTTACCGCTACGATACGAATTAAACCAAAGTCTAGTATAAATCACAGCACAAGTAGTAGTAGCAGTAGCAGCACCACCAGCAtaaacaacatcaacaacaatGCAAATGATGGTGATTCGAATAACAGCAGCAGCGACGAACATGAAACTTCCAACGGAATCGTTCGTAATAATAACAACTGTTTAGATAACGGAGTCAACGACGGAGGCGGAGAGGACGTCGATGAAGTGCCATCGCCAGCAGCAACCGTAACCATCAACTCAGCGGATAAGGAACCGAAAGCGTTCGATGATGATAAAAAAGTTTCTTAT CTACGTGCTGGCACAGCGTCCAAGAGCATCCATTCGACCAGTCCGGTCGGTTATCGGAGCCGTGAGTGCGACTCTGGCCTGAGCAGTTACCGTTCCGGACTAGGTATCGCAGCTCCATCGTTAGCAGTACAAAAATCCAGTTACAATGATCGAACGAACGGCGAGGAGTCTAGCGAAACTCTCGCTCGTGGTGGTAGCCGAAAGGAGG GTCTCTGCGGTCTATACAATATCGGCAACACCTGCTTTATGAACTCTGTGATACAGTGCCTAAGCCATACCCGGGAGCTCACGAACTTCCTCCGGACGCAGTCGGCGGTCGAGCGAGGAACGGTCAAAGATCACAAGATTCTAGCCG agTACATCAAACTAATCAAAGACATGTGGAACGGGATCAACCGTAGCGTGAACCCCTCGGAACTGAAGTACGCCTTCTCCAGCAAGCATCGGATGTACTCTGGATCGGCACAGCAGGATGCTCAGGAGTTTCTACGGTTCTTCATCGATTCGCTGCACAGTGCGCTGAACGTTTCCATCAAACGGGAACCCATTTCCAGTGCGATCGAGGATGACGATTTGAA TAATCGCATCAAAGCCGACATGATGTGGGAGTGGTATTCTAAGGTGGAAAATTCTGTTATCAAAGACCTGTTCGTCGGGTTGCTGCGTAGTACTCTGAAGTGTACGGTGTGCAACGGTTGTAGCGTGACATTCGATCCCTTCTGGGATCTCAG TTTACCGCTTCCATCCACCAACTCACGCTGCAAGCTGGAGAACTGTCTGGACATGTTCGTTAAGGAGGAGGTTATGGACGGAATTGATCAACCGACCTGCTCCAGATGCAAGACGCGGAGGAAATGCACGAAAAGCCTTACCATCGAACGGTTCCCCAAATATCTGGTGATAC ATTTGAAACGCTTCTCGGAGACCCGGTGGAGTAAATTAACCAATGTGATTGAGTTCCCAACCGGTGAACGCGAGCTAAACCTGCAGCCTTACGCTTCCGAAGACAATACGGGACCGGTGTACTACTCGCTGTATGGCATCTCGAACCATATGG GATCCACTGCTGGCGGTCACTACGTTGCTGTTTGCAAGCATCCGGTCAGCAAAGAGTGGCATGAGTTCAATGATAACTT TGTAAGTGACGCGTCCGAGAGAAGTTTGGTGACATCCAGTGCCTATGTATTATTCTACGAGCGAGCGTGA
- the LOC131692642 gene encoding ubiquitin carboxyl-terminal hydrolase Usp2 isoform X3, with translation MHVKSAYSTSGSSYISPSSYRYRSSLSDRTSYTNSSTTSSNIYRRSFRYDLPSSSSAYSSYRSDRAADTDLSTSLSALSTKDSAVSSGSTPSTTVNSKDTFSRPSRYSTAYSYSSSSQVPARDYSSSRITSRSSDTRPKDRDNNYLCTGGAGSSSSYISNLRSTALSGAEIYQKYSISTYKPNSFESRIAATRTQPDTSTAALDVSKEPVAQATIKLRSSLNGTSNGGTGYGSRCIATASATTDDIAEFDYHNVTATIRIKPKSSINHSTSSSSSSSTTSINNINNNANDGDSNNSSSDEHETSNGIVRNNNNCLDNGVNDGGGEDVDEVPSPAATVTINSADKEPKAFDDDKKVSYLRAGTASKSIHSTSPVGYRSRECDSGLSSYRSGLGIAAPSLAVQKSSYNDRTNGEESSETLARGGSRKEGTLSVASTQSIQSDHVPPHTGLCGLYNIGNTCFMNSVIQCLSHTRELTNFLRTQSAVERGTVKDHKILAEYIKLIKDMWNGINRSVNPSELKYAFSSKHRMYSGSAQQDAQEFLRFFIDSLHSALNVSIKREPISSAIEDDDLNNRIKADMMWEWYSKVENSVIKDLFVGLLRSTLKCTVCNGCSVTFDPFWDLSLPLPSTNSRCKLENCLDMFVKEEVMDGIDQPTCSRCKTRRKCTKSLTIERFPKYLVIHLKRFSETRWSKLTNVIEFPTGERELNLQPYASEDNTGPVYYSLYGISNHMGSTAGGHYVAVCKHPVSKEWHEFNDNFVSDASERSLVTSSAYVLFYERA, from the exons ATGCATGTGAAATCAGCATATTCGACTAGTGGCAGTAGTTACATCTCTCCGTCATCATACCGCTACAGATCCAGCCTAAGCGATCGGACGAGTTACACCAATAGTAGCACCACTAGCAGTAACATCTATCGGCGAAGTTTTCGCTATGATCTACCGTCTTCTTCGTCAGCATATTCATCGTACCGATCGGACCGTGCAGCAGATACAGATCTATCGACCTCACTGTCAGCGCTTAGTACCAAAGATTCGGCTGTAAGCTCTGGTAGCACACCATCAACTACAGTTAACAGTAAAGACACCTTCAGCAGACCCAGTCGTTACTCGACAGCTTATAGTTATAGTTCATCAAGTCAAGTACCCGCCAGAGATTACAGCAGTTCACGCATCACTTCACGTTCGTCGGATACACGACCAAAAGATCGGGACAATAATTATCTGTGCACCGGTGGTGCTGGATCTTCCTCCAGTTATATCTCAAATCTACGAAGTACCGCTCTTAGCGGTGCCGAAATTTACCAAAAGTATAGCATCTCGACCTACAAGCCAAACAGTTTTGAATCTCGGATTGCTGCTACCCGAACGCAACCGGATACTTCAACGGCTGCGTTGGACGTTAGCAAG GAACCCGTTGCGCAGGCCACCATCAAACTGCGATCGTCACTGAACGGAACTAGCAATGGCGGCACGGGTTATGGTAGCCGCTGTATAGCAACTGCTTCGGCTACCACGGACGACATTGCTGAGTTCGATTATCACAACGTTACCGCTACGATACGAATTAAACCAAAGTCTAGTATAAATCACAGCACAAGTAGTAGTAGCAGTAGCAGCACCACCAGCAtaaacaacatcaacaacaatGCAAATGATGGTGATTCGAATAACAGCAGCAGCGACGAACATGAAACTTCCAACGGAATCGTTCGTAATAATAACAACTGTTTAGATAACGGAGTCAACGACGGAGGCGGAGAGGACGTCGATGAAGTGCCATCGCCAGCAGCAACCGTAACCATCAACTCAGCGGATAAGGAACCGAAAGCGTTCGATGATGATAAAAAAGTTTCTTAT CTACGTGCTGGCACAGCGTCCAAGAGCATCCATTCGACCAGTCCGGTCGGTTATCGGAGCCGTGAGTGCGACTCTGGCCTGAGCAGTTACCGTTCCGGACTAGGTATCGCAGCTCCATCGTTAGCAGTACAAAAATCCAGTTACAATGATCGAACGAACGGCGAGGAGTCTAGCGAAACTCTCGCTCGTGGTGGTAGCCGAAAGGAGGGTACGTTATCTGTAGCGTCTACGCAAAGCATTCAGTCTGACCATGTGCCCCCTCACACAGGTCTCTGCGGTCTATACAATATCGGCAACACCTGCTTTATGAACTCTGTGATACAGTGCCTAAGCCATACCCGGGAGCTCACGAACTTCCTCCGGACGCAGTCGGCGGTCGAGCGAGGAACGGTCAAAGATCACAAGATTCTAGCCG agTACATCAAACTAATCAAAGACATGTGGAACGGGATCAACCGTAGCGTGAACCCCTCGGAACTGAAGTACGCCTTCTCCAGCAAGCATCGGATGTACTCTGGATCGGCACAGCAGGATGCTCAGGAGTTTCTACGGTTCTTCATCGATTCGCTGCACAGTGCGCTGAACGTTTCCATCAAACGGGAACCCATTTCCAGTGCGATCGAGGATGACGATTTGAA TAATCGCATCAAAGCCGACATGATGTGGGAGTGGTATTCTAAGGTGGAAAATTCTGTTATCAAAGACCTGTTCGTCGGGTTGCTGCGTAGTACTCTGAAGTGTACGGTGTGCAACGGTTGTAGCGTGACATTCGATCCCTTCTGGGATCTCAG TTTACCGCTTCCATCCACCAACTCACGCTGCAAGCTGGAGAACTGTCTGGACATGTTCGTTAAGGAGGAGGTTATGGACGGAATTGATCAACCGACCTGCTCCAGATGCAAGACGCGGAGGAAATGCACGAAAAGCCTTACCATCGAACGGTTCCCCAAATATCTGGTGATAC ATTTGAAACGCTTCTCGGAGACCCGGTGGAGTAAATTAACCAATGTGATTGAGTTCCCAACCGGTGAACGCGAGCTAAACCTGCAGCCTTACGCTTCCGAAGACAATACGGGACCGGTGTACTACTCGCTGTATGGCATCTCGAACCATATGG GATCCACTGCTGGCGGTCACTACGTTGCTGTTTGCAAGCATCCGGTCAGCAAAGAGTGGCATGAGTTCAATGATAACTT TGTAAGTGACGCGTCCGAGAGAAGTTTGGTGACATCCAGTGCCTATGTATTATTCTACGAGCGAGCGTGA